The Argentina anserina chromosome 5, drPotAnse1.1, whole genome shotgun sequence genome includes the window GGCCAGGGATGCAGCTGTTACATAGATGCCAATCCAAGGCATAGGGGCACTAAACTGTCCCTGGTTGAGGTTCCCATTGGCGTCGCAGCCGATTTTCATCTTCTTAGCTTCTCAGGTGATCTTCTCTTAATTTGACCTAAACTTTCTGTTCGGCTTCTGCTGTTGCTCAAGGCTATCTGATCATATAGTGCCGGTCCACTTAGGTTACTATGGCTTATATATGTGGACTGTGTTTGCTTTGATGATGCCTCCATTATTAATATTAGACTTGTTCTGAATTAGTTGTTTCACTTTCAGGTTAAAGATGAGGGAGCGTGCTAAGGTTTTCGTGTATTCTACTCATGAGAGTCAAGTGGTATCACCTTATGCTCATTTGAATATTCAGCGGTCAACATATCATCTTCGTCATACAATTTCTAATTGTACAGTAAGGCAGTAAGGATGGCTGAGGACGTCATTGCTTCCCTCACCATGCTTGGTTGGGAGCAGAAAATGGACGTGAAACGGTGAAACTTGGAAGTAAAATCTTTGTAGGGAATGTGCCACCAaacagatgatgaagagaggAGCACGATTTTGAGGAAGGAAGACTGAAAGGAGGCCGAAACTGAGGGATCAATTTATGGTCGGAGAGACGACACTTGTGGTTCAGGTCACAGAGTAGTCAGGTGAAGATTGTTCTGTCTTTGTAAGTTTGTATTATAGGAGAGGAAAAACTAAAACGAATTCTATTGAAGTATGGTTGTTGATTATGAAGTTTACAGGCTTATATGCAGTGATATGCAGAGGTTCGCAGGGGATGCAAGTAGAGCTGCAGCCCTCCAGTTTTTTGGTTGTCGTTTGTTCCCGTTGCTGTCATTCTCAATTAATGGAAAGGTGGTCGTATGCTCATTTTTGTGTCGTCCTCTTTCGAATCAGTGCATTAAAAGCAGAATCGTGGGTTGTTGGCTTTTTCTCCTTGATATCAGTTTGTGAACACTTCTTCCCTTGTTTTTTGGTTCTGTACATGCTTAGGTTAGATAGATAGTCGTTGTGTTAGTCTTAGATATAGATTATTTTGAAGTGTGTGATGTACATTAGTTTATAGCTcagttttcttctttgtaCTGATATATTCATGCAGTCCATATCTTGTATTTTTGAGCTTAGTTTTTAATACATTGAGTTGAAGCTCTAAAACATTCTCTTCTTATTCTCTCATTCTATAGTTTGCGAATAagatcattttgatgatgagatatatatatatatatatatatatattgagattttgatttgattgtacaatataacgtgatgcttattgtacgtggttttaacattgagttttgttaaaacgtgttttgtcttcggacgtgtttatgtcttcagacgtgttggcatgtcggaacctagcttttggccgggcgaaagttacgatatagttagagctctagtctgtctgccggggcactacatatgaggtaacagatgagttatcggcttatgagtacccatatatttttgatattggatgacagatggttgtccaatgtcggcggcgtactacatgaggggtaacagaggggtaccagcgctcatgagtacccgtattataaatgcatttgggtaaacagaggggttgcccaattctcaTGAATACATATTTtctcacattattagacaaccagatgggccgtctaatgagtcatgagtgcatttatatttgttgttttgtggattttcgtatatattgatatgcgagttatattgttgttttactcatacgagctgcaaagcttaccgggtttgtgtttacaatcccggtgcacctatttgatggtgtaggggataactctgTAGGTGTGGCTTAGCGAAAATCGACGGACCACTCAGAGgatttgaagttatttatttccatcttgtggtgaggactttgtgtggatttctttgtgaggattttgtgaggattatacatttccatttgttataatgttgaattataaattttggtttgtaataatcggtttgactgagttgtattttgaactcagagatgatccgctgtgatatttaaatgatttcgattcattgagattgatttagtgtttttcatgactttgaaatttgagttttatactcgaaattttggggtcgtgacagagAGTGTAGAGAAATTGTTCCAGATGAGTCTCAATCCTCATCAAAAAGGTATCCTAGTCGGACTCGGACAACCAATGTCAGATTGAACGGATTTGAGATGTATAAGCCAAAACATCCTCTTGGAAACATTGCCACATTGAATTCGGCTTCTCTTGCACACAATGCTTTTCTCAACAGCCTGTGTGACTCTTCTGAACCAAAAAATTTTGAGGAAGCTAATCAATCTGCTCTTTGGAGATAGgctatgaatgatgaattGAAAGCTCTACATGACAATCAAACATGGAGTGTTGTTCCTCTTCCAAAAGGACATAAAGTTGTTGGTGCTCGTTGGATTTAcaaaaccaaatttcactcAGATGGAACTATTGAGAGGCACAAAGCTAGATTGGTTGCTCGTGGTTTCACTCAAATCTTTGGAGTTGACTACAAGGAGACCTTTGCTCATGTTGCTAAGATGAACATAGTTCGTGTGTTGTTATCAGTTGTTGTGAATAGTGGATGGAATCTTtttcaaatggatgtaaaaaaAATGCTTTTTTGCATGGTGACTTGGAGGAAGATGTGTACATGCATCTACCTCCAGGCCATGAACAAGAGAAAGAGGCAGGAATGATCTGCAAGCTTCATAAGGCCATATATGGTCTAAAACAATCCACAAGAGCTTGGTACTCTAAGTTAAGTTCTGTTCTTTTTGCTTCAGGGTTCAAAAGGAGTCATGGTAATTCTTCTATGTTTGTTCGAAATGGAAAAATGGGAAGACTCATAGTCTTGGTCTATGTTGATGATCTTATTATTATTGGAGATAGTGACTCAGAGATTCAAGCCTTGAAAAAATCTCTTCATTCTACATTTGCTATCAAGGATTTAGGAAGGCTGCGTTATTtccttggaattgaaatggatcaAACACCTGGTCAGTTATTCTTGaatcaaagaaaatatatttctGATTTTCTTCATGAAGTTGGTATGCAAGATACTAAAATAGCTCACTCTCCTCTACCTAGCAATCTTAATCTTGACACAGAAAGTGAGAGTCTCCCTGATATCGCTCATTATCAAAGATTGGTTGGTAAGTTAATCTACTTAACTATTACTAGACCTGATATCACTCATGCTGTTCGTCTAGTCAGTCAGTTCATGCACTCTCCACATTCATATCATTTGCAACTTGTTAAGCGTATCCTTAGGTATCTTAAAGGCTCTATGACTAAGGGAATTTTCATGAAAAAGCATAGCCATTTTAAACATGAAGGATATACAGATTTGGATTGGGCAGGAAATGTTCTTGATAGAAAATTCACAACTGGTTTTTGTACTTTTGTTGGTGGAAACTTGGTTACATGGAAAAGTAAAAAACAGTCTGTGGTTGCTAGATCAAGTGCAGAGGCTGAGTACAGGGCAATGGCTTTAGCTGCATGTGAACTCATCTGGTTAAAGACTCTTCTCAGTGATCTTGGCATTATTGTATCTACTCCTATCATCTTACATTGTGATAACCAAGCCGCAATGCATATTGCTGCAAATCCTGTGTTTCACAAGAAAACCAAGCACATTGAAGTGGATTGTCATTTTATTCGAAATCAAGTTCAGTCCAAGCTTCTTTCCACTGCATATATCAAGTCTAGTGAGCAGCTTGCGGATGTGTTTACAAAGATTTTGCCAACTACTCAGTTTGGTCATCTATTGTTCAAGCTTGGCTCTAGAGACTCTCTTGATCTAGTTTGAGGAGGAGTATTGAAGTATGGTTGTTGATTATGAAGTTTACATGCTTATATGCAGTGATATACAGAGGTTCGCAAAGGATGCAAGCATAGCTGCAACCCTCCAGTTTTTTGGTTGTCGTTTGTTCCCGTTGCTGTCGTTCTCAGTTAATGGAAAGGTGGTCGTATGCTCATCTTTGTGTCGTCCTTTTTCGAATCAGTGCATTAAATGCAGAATCGTGGGTTGTTGGCTTTCTCTCCTTGATATCAGTTTTGTTGTTCACAAACTGATCTTCTTCCCTTGTTTTCTGGTTATGTACATGCTTAGGTTAGATAGATAGTCGTTGTGTTAGTCTTAGATATAGATTATTTTGAAGTGTGTGATGTACAATAGTTTATAGctcagcttttttttttttactgataTATTCATGCAGTCcatatcttgtattttttagCTTAGTTCTTAATATATTAAGTTGAAGCTCTAAAACATTCTCTTCTTATTCTCTCATTCTATTCCTTAAATTCAACAAATTCCATACATAacaaattattgttcatgCTGAAGTGTTGAACCTTATATCCTTCATTACAAGTAAACTCATCTTATATCCTTCATTACATGTAAACTCATCTTATGGACAAGTATCAATATGGGTGAACGAAAGCTTACACGTTAGTATGAAGATTACAAGCCCTAGATATATGAATGTGATGATAAGAAAGCCATCGGTAGGCTAAAGTTTATATGGCCGGAAAGGGTGCTCGCCTGCTCGGTACGCTAGTAATGGCCTGAGCTCTGAGAGCATTATCTGAAAGCCAAAGTAAACTGCGCGGACTTAATGTATCGAgctaataaaatttataacgTGTTTTG containing:
- the LOC126795470 gene encoding uncharacterized mitochondrial protein AtMg00810-like, whose product is MNDELKALHDNQTWSVVPLPKGHKVVGARWIYKTKFHSDGTIERHKARLVARGFTQIFGVDYKETFAHVAKMNIVRVLLSVVVNSGWNLFQMDVKKMLFCMVTWRKMWFKRSHGNSSMFVRNGKMGRLIVLVYVDDLIIIGDSDSEIQALKKSLHSTFAIKDLGRLRYFLGIEMDQTPGQLFLNQRKYISDFLHEVGMQDTKIAHSPLPSNLNLDTESESLPDIAHYQRLVGKLIYLTITRPDITHAVRLVSQFMHSPHSYHLQLVKRILRYLKGSMTKGIFMKKHSHFKHEGYTDLDWAGNVLDRKFTTGFCTFVGGNLVTWKSKKQSVVARSSAEAEYRAMALAACELIWLKTLLSDLGIIVSTPIILHCDNQAAMHIAANPVFHKKTKHIEVDCHFIRNQVQSKLLSTAYIKSSEQLADVFTKILPTTQFGHLLFKLGSRDSLDLV